The genomic DNA aaaataatatttcgttgccacttttgatgaataagatttagttattataattataaatgataaaaaaaaatatttttcttcaaaaaacaactaatttaactattaatttaaagaatgggtataccggtacactcaaatatattgggtgtaccatagaatttgccttattttatatgataatatgtaaaaaaaaaaatgactatgattcttataaacaatgaatgatgcgtttttcttctgaaatcatattttctaaaatataaatgccgacaaataactaattatttcataaaattgatcgTTAGTTTATAGATTTATGAAGCAAGAGTACCGATACACCTCAATTTACGAGTGTACcgtataagttaaaaaaaaaaaaaccaaattggAGGTCTATTCATTAGGCCCGTTAATTTAGTCAAACATTAATATTTCTCATTTCCATTCACACTTACTacaaaatagttcaaaaaggaagaaagatttaaaaaataaataaaaaattccttTAACAGTATGcaacaaaacaacaatttcTTGCCTTCtggtttttccattttcatgcAAAATGCATGGGGACATGCGGCATGTGCATTCATCATCACTTAAACCCAAAAACCATAGCAGTAGGAATCCAATGCTGCTTGCCTATATAAAGGGGGCTCAAAAAACTCAGAATTCTACGTCATACTTTCACTCAACCCAGCAGAAGCAATCATAACTCACTCCCCGGTAAATATCTCTtatactcaattttattttatattatctttctgcttattaaataaaacaatcaagcagtgataaaaataattagagagcaacaaaatatgaaaatttatagAGTAAATATTTAGTTATGAATTTTTGTTtcctcaaaaactaaaaattgtgGTCTTTGATAAACTAaagcaacaatttttttctttcaaagtaaTCGGTGTTGTTTCCATAGATCAAAATTGATGTTGTATGGTATCAGGAAAAACATTCTAGTCTcacattgaaaaattaaaataaaatcttaaaataagtttatagAGAGTCACTATCATCCGTCACACACTTTAATTAGAAACAAATTTTTAAGAGTTGTATATGGTGCATTAAACAAGTTATGACAATTCTTACATATTTCATGATTGTTTTGAATGGCAGACAATGAACAATCAAGTGGATAATCATGGTGGTTCAACAGAAACCCTAACCAATAAGAAACAAGAGAAAGGTTGGAGAAGGGTTTTCAAATTAGCAGTGCGTTGGTTGTCATACAAAAACAAGAATGACTGGTTGGAAAAGATGAGAGGGAATTTTAGTGTAGTAGCAATATTCATAGCAACAATAACATTTCAAATGGGTTTAAATCCACCGGGTGGCGTTAGGCCTGCCGAATACGGCAAAGATAAAATGGATGATGATATATTAGGTGCTGAAAATTCCACGTCGACGCTACGTGCGGGTGAAGCTGCAATGGCTGTTGTAAGCCCTGAAAACTATTCCAAATTCCTTTACTCGAACACAATATGTTTCATTGCATCACTTAGTGTTTTACTCTTGCTTACCAGTGGTATTCGTTTGAGTCATAGGTTTACTATGTGGCTTGTATCTATAGGGATGTGTTTCACTCTCACATCTCTTCTTGTTACTTACGACATAGCAGTAGGAATGATTACCCCAGATATTCTCTGGGATGATACGTTGGATTTTCTTTCAACGTTGCTTTATATTTGGATGGGATTGTTTTCCTTCTCGGGTTTGTTACTCACACTGCGTATTATTATTTGGGGAATTAGTGATTTCCTCAATAAACGTGAAGGTAAAAAGGCAAACAGAACTCCAACAAAGACTCCAACCCCTTGATTTAATCGTACAATCTTTAATTTCGACTATAATTAGTGTGTTAGATGTTGAGTATATGTAAGatatgtatatgtttaaattttatcCTTGTAAGGACtggtatattttttatttttttcaataagcAAATGTTAGTGATTATAGTTTGCTAAGGGGAGGAAAAATATTTGGGGAAGTGATCCAACCATGTATCTCTTAAATGTCCTACCCCTAATTAACCACTTCATTTGCTATGTATTTGTGTGgaaattgtattttttgtgtAATATAAAtgtgtttatgtttttgtttgctCTGTACTCTTTTTTCCTTGCTGGATTCTTCTAGCAAGGTTTTTAATGAGGCAGATGTTAAGTTtccttaattattttagtttggGTATTGGTCTAATCCCCCAaatatctttgtattttctttttatattaataatatagcTCTTGAGTGTTGCAcactattttttgtttaaaaaaggtAGTATATGTTTGTTTAAACTCGATCgttgtaatttgttttgtttaatagGCTAAAAGAACTAAATTAAAATGTAGAGGGGTACTCCAACCTAAAACgacaaaagataattttttgtttagaaCTAGCATTGAATTGGTTGTCATACAAAAACAAGGATGAATGGTTGGAACAGATGAGAGGAAATATGAGTGTAGTAGCAGTATTCATAGCAACATTAACATTTCAAATGGCAATAAGTCCACCCGGTGGTGTTAGGTCTGTTGAAGAGAACAACAAAGCTCAAAAGGGAAATATATTATGTGCTGACAATGCCCTTTCGGAGCTATGTCCGGGGGAAGCTGCTTTGGCCATTGTATACCCTGCTGACTATTATGACTTCCTTCTTTGGAACACAATATGTTTCATTTCATCGCTAAGTGTTTTACTCTTGCTTATGATCAGTGGTATTCGTTGGAGTCATAGGTTTACTATGTGGCTTTTTTCTATTAGCATGTGTTTCACTCTCACATCTCTTCTTGTTACTTACCGAATAGCAATATTAATGGTTACCCCAGTTCCTGTCACGGGTGGTATTAATATGGATTTGCTTTCAACGTTGCTTTATATTTGGATTGTATTCTTTGGCTTCTTAGGTTTGTTACCCACAGTGCGTAT from Medicago truncatula cultivar Jemalong A17 chromosome 8, MtrunA17r5.0-ANR, whole genome shotgun sequence includes the following:
- the LOC11425534 gene encoding uncharacterized protein, whose product is MNNQVDNHGGSTETLTNKKQEKGWRRVFKLAVRWLSYKNKNDWLEKMRGNFSVVAIFIATITFQMGLNPPGGVRPAEYGKDKMDDDILGAENSTSTLRAGEAAMAVVSPENYSKFLYSNTICFIASLSVLLLLTSGIRLSHRFTMWLVSIGMCFTLTSLLVTYDIAVGMITPDILWDDTLDFLSTLLYIWMGLFSFSGLLLTLRIIIWGISDFLNKREGKKANRTPTKTPTP
- the LOC112417294 gene encoding uncharacterized protein, translated to MRQMLKLALNWLSYKNKDEWLEQMRGNMSVVAVFIATLTFQMAISPPGGVRSVEENNKAQKGNILCADNALSELCPGEAALAIVYPADYYDFLLWNTICFISSLSVLLLLMISGIRWSHRFTMWLFSISMCFTLTSLLVTYRIAILMVTPVPVTGGINMDLLSTLLYIWIVFFGFLGLLPTVRIIIWNTK